One Brassica napus cultivar Da-Ae chromosome A1, Da-Ae, whole genome shotgun sequence genomic region harbors:
- the LOC106349738 gene encoding putative pentatricopeptide repeat-containing protein At3g15930, whose product MLLRNHVNPKASIFKVLFNDYYQFISILSDCKTTDQFKQLHSQIIIRGLQPNPTIQNKLLLFWCSRLNGDMGYAYKLFAKMPEPDVVVWNNMIKGFSRVGCANEGVRLYLNMLKEGVTPDGHTFPFLLNGLKDDACGKKLHCHVVKLGLGCNIYVQNGLVQMYSLCGLMDMARGVFDRGRKDDVFSWNLMISGCNRMKHYEESLRLFAEMERKLVIPTSVTLLQVLSACSKVRDKDLCKRVHGYVSGCTREPRLKLVNALVNAYAACGEMDIAVRIFNSMKSRDVISWTCIVKGFVDIGNLDLARTYFDDMPVRDRISWTIMIDGYLRADCFNESLDLFREMQNAGMIPDEFTMVSVLTACAHLGALEIGEWVKTYIDKNKIKNDVVVGNALIDMYFKCGCAEKAQKVFHEMRRRDKFTWTAMVVGLANNGQGEDAIKVFFQMQDMSIQPDEITYLGVLSACNHSGMIEQAKNIFSKMRGDHRIEPSLAHYGCMVDLLGRAGMVKEAYEVIKNMPMNPNSIVWGALLGASRLHNDESMAELAAKKIIELEPDNGAVYALLCNIYAACERWEDLREVRRKMVDVATKKIPGCSLIDVNGVTYEFVCRDKSHLQSEEIYRKLEELAQELTFARYLPSELLFEAG is encoded by the coding sequence TAAAGCATCGATTTTTAAGGTCCTCTTCAATGACTACTATCAATTCATCTCAATCCTCTCAGACTGCAAAACAACGGACCAGTTCAAGCAACTACACTCCCAAATCATCATTCGAGGTCTACAACCAAACCCAACAATCCAAAACAAGCTTCTACTCTTCTGGTGTAGTCGCTTAAATGGCGACATGGGTTATGCCTATAAGCTGTTCGCGAAAATGCCTGAACCAGACGTGGTTGTGTGGAACAATATGATCAAGGGTTTTTCCAGAGTGGGTTGCGCCAATGAAGGAGTTAGATTGTATTTGAATATGTTGAAGGAAGGTGTGACTCCTGATGGACACACGTTTCCGTTTTTGCTCAACGGTCTTAAGGATGATGCTTGTGGTAAGAAGCTGCATTGCCATGTTGTGAAACTCGGATTAGGTTGTAACATTTATGTGCAGAATGGGCTTGTGCAAATGTACTCGTTGTGTGGGTTGATGGATATGGCTCGTGGAGTTTTCGACAGGGGGAGGAAAGATGATGTTTTTTCTTGGAACTTGATGATCTCTGGGTGTAATAGGATGAAACATTATGAAGAAAGTTTGAGACTTTTCGCGGAGATGGAGAGGAAACTGGTTATTCCAACTTCTGTTACCTTGCTTCAGGTTCTCTCTGCTTGCTCTAAGGTTAGGGATAAGGATCTCTGTAAAAGGGTTCATGGATATGTTAGTGGGTGTACGAGAGAGCCTCGTTTGAAGCTGGTGAATGCTCTGGTCAATGCATATGCTGCTTGTGGGGAAATGGATATAGCGGTGAGGATTTTCAATAGTATGAAGAGTAGGGATGTGATTTCTTGGACATGTATTGTTAAAGGGTTTGTCGACATAGGGAATCTAGATCTTGCAAGGACGTACTTTGATGATATGCCGGTGAGAGATAGAATCTCTTGGACTATCATGATCGATGGTTACCTTCGAGCTGATTGCTTTAACGAATCTCTGGATCTTTTCCGTGAGATGCAAAATGCAGGGATGATACCGGATGAGTTCACCATGGTCAGTGTTCTCACAGCTTGTGCTCATCTGGGTGCCTTGGAGATAGGTGAATGGGTTAAGACGTACATAGACAAAAACAAGATCAAGAACGATGTTGTTGTAGGGAACGCTTTGATCGATATGTACTTCAAATGTGGGTGTGCTGAGAAAGCACAGAAAGTTTTCCATGAGATGCGCCGGAGAGACAAGTTCACTTGGACAGCCATGGTTGTCGGTCTTGCCAACAATGGACAAGGTGAAGATGCCATTAAAGTTTTCTTTCAAATGCAAGACATGTCGATACAACCAGATGAGATTACGTACCTCGGCGTGCTCTCTGCTTGTAACCATAGTGGTATGATAGAGCAAGCAAAGAACATTTTCTCCAAGATGAGAGGGGACCATAGGATTGAGCCGAGTTTAGCACATTATGGGTGTATGGTTGACCTGCTTGGTAGAGCTGGGATGGTCAAGGAAGCGTATGAGGTGATAAAGAACATGCCAATGAATCCAAACTCGATTGTGTGGGGAGCTCTACTCGGTGCTTCTAGACTTCATAACGATGAATCAATGGCTGAGTTGGCAGCTAAGAAGATTATCGAGCTGGAGCCTGATAATGGAGCTGTTTATGCTTTGTTATGTAATATATATGCAGCTTGCGAGAGATGGGAGGATTTGCGAGAAGTGAGAAGAAAGATGGTGGACGTAGCAACCAAGAAGATACCAGGGTGTAGTTTGATTGACGTCAACGGTGTTACTTACGAGTTTGTTTGTAGAGACAAGTCACATCTTCAATCAGAAGAGATTTACAGGAAACTAGAAGAGTTAGCTCAAGAGTTGACGTTTGCAAGGTACTTGCCTAGTGAATTGTTGTTCGAGGCTGGGTAA